A genomic region of Bacillota bacterium contains the following coding sequences:
- a CDS encoding AbrB/MazE/SpoVT family DNA-binding domain-containing protein has product TGHAEVGLPDEVMHRLGLVEGQRILLIETPYGLDLLPEDPQLTTQVAIAELVMQQDEAVLRQLAG; this is encoded by the coding sequence TAACCGGGCACGCGGAGGTAGGGCTACCCGACGAGGTAATGCATCGCCTTGGGCTGGTGGAGGGACAGCGGATTCTGCTAATAGAGACGCCGTATGGGCTGGATCTGCTGCCCGAAGACCCCCAACTGACCACGCAGGTAGCGATAGCGGAGTTGGTGATGCAGCAAGATGAGGCAGTGCTTCGGCAGCTGGCGGGATAG
- a CDS encoding RHS repeat-associated core domain-containing protein: protein METGILLLTHRYLDPATGRFLTRDPAGCEASVNVYAYVGNNAVNEVDPSGLWYFPPRIGPVLPPGLFDVTRCIACALRGLQKGYEVLEHTANDKLAHCVATCEITRCSGSETCAHLSGVCREVLQDTLYRASFGYFGSRIDPHDIFANAHGINCANSKKSCIACCISKITRSVL, encoded by the coding sequence GTGGAAACGGGTATACTGTTACTGACGCATCGCTACTTAGACCCTGCGACGGGCAGGTTCTTGACCAGAGACCCGGCGGGATGTGAGGCAAGTGTGAATGTGTACGCTTACGTGGGGAACAACGCGGTAAACGAGGTGGATCCGAGTGGGCTATGGTATTTCCCACCAAGAATAGGACCTGTCTTGCCTCCCGGTTTATTTGATGTGACACGTTGCATAGCATGTGCTCTAAGGGGACTTCAGAAGGGTTATGAGGTTTTGGAGCATACTGCCAATGATAAGTTGGCACATTGTGTGGCAACTTGTGAGATAACTCGCTGCAGCGGCAGCGAGACGTGCGCACACCTGAGCGGAGTCTGCAGGGAGGTATTGCAAGATACACTATATCGCGCCTCGTTTGGGTATTTTGGCTCACGTATAGATCCGCACGATATCTTTGCGAATGCGCACGGAATCAATTGTGCAAACAGCAAGAAATCGTGCATTGCTTGCTGTATTTCTAAGATCACTAGGTCCGTACTATGA
- a CDS encoding RHS repeat-associated core domain-containing protein, with the protein MHRYLDPATGRFLTRDPIGLEGGVNLYAYVGNGVVTTADPQGLHNKEKCFEAVAKARELARKIEEHLQKIRDNLSPVASLCIPSEPCAAAPRRPDHTLLEKWENYRGHVKDVEGLKRRLEEVLNQIDNNCNNHWKNYFHNEIKYFEGVLNAPIPEWPGGLYPCVPLPYPWPPRIPTPVPIRPPVLVPI; encoded by the coding sequence ATGCATCGCTACTTAGACCCTGCGACGGGCAGGTTTTTGACCAGAGACCCGATTGGGTTGGAGGGTGGGGTCAACTTGTATGCGTATGTAGGGAATGGGGTGGTGACTACAGCCGACCCACAGGGGCTACATAATAAAGAGAAGTGTTTTGAGGCCGTTGCTAAAGCACGTGAGTTGGCAAGAAAGATCGAGGAACATCTACAAAAGATACGAGATAACCTCTCTCCTGTGGCTAGTTTATGCATCCCCAGCGAACCGTGTGCTGCTGCTCCCCGAAGGCCAGACCACACATTGTTGGAGAAGTGGGAAAATTATCGGGGGCACGTTAAAGATGTAGAAGGGTTGAAACGGAGGCTGGAGGAGGTGCTGAACCAAATCGACAATAACTGCAACAATCATTGGAAAAACTACTTTCATAATGAAATTAAGTATTTCGAAGGGGTTCTCAACGCCCCCATTCCCGAATGGCCTGGAGGTCTTTATCCATGCGTTCCTCTGCCCTATCCCTGGCCGCCTCGCATACCCACTCCTGTTCCAATAAGACCGCCCGTCCTCGTACCTATATGA